Proteins from a genomic interval of Clostridium scatologenes:
- a CDS encoding pseudouridine synthase: protein MRLDKFLAESSVGRRKVVRNYIKEGFIKVNGKIITEPAMEINENSDVIKFLCKVVSYTGKVYYMFNKPAGCITARKDKTNKTIFDFFDDDKMNGVFHVGRLDKDTEGLLLLTNDGEFEHKLMYPQKHMEKTYFFWALGSLDEENKKQLQQGIYIGKGEILTKPAKIEVHKCGIYKDFKHEMPIENLNNIDSNQYNQPVVSGYLTITEGRNHQVKRMLKAAGCYVVYLKRISIGGLMLDESVKKGQYRFLTEVEIQKLFGKPRY from the coding sequence ATGAGATTAGATAAATTTTTAGCAGAATCATCTGTTGGAAGAAGGAAGGTTGTTAGGAATTATATCAAAGAAGGCTTTATCAAAGTAAATGGAAAAATTATAACAGAACCTGCAATGGAAATTAATGAAAATTCTGATGTTATTAAGTTTCTTTGTAAAGTAGTTTCTTATACTGGAAAAGTATATTATATGTTTAATAAACCGGCTGGATGCATTACTGCAAGAAAGGATAAAACTAACAAAACAATATTTGATTTTTTTGATGATGACAAAATGAATGGAGTATTTCATGTTGGAAGATTAGACAAAGATACAGAAGGATTATTGTTACTTACTAATGATGGTGAATTTGAACATAAATTAATGTATCCACAAAAGCATATGGAAAAAACTTATTTTTTTTGGGCTTTAGGTTCTTTAGACGAGGAAAATAAGAAGCAATTACAGCAAGGAATTTATATAGGAAAAGGCGAAATACTAACAAAGCCTGCAAAAATAGAAGTGCATAAATGTGGAATTTATAAAGACTTTAAACATGAAATGCCCATTGAGAATTTAAACAATATAGATTCAAACCAGTATAACCAGCCAGTTGTCTCTGGATATCTTACTATTACAGAGGGGCGTAACCATCAAGTAAAGCGAATGTTAAAGGCAGCAGGTTGTTATGTGGTATATTTAAAAAGGATTTCTATCGGAGGATTAATGTTAGACGAATCAGTGAAAAAAGGTCAGTATAGATTCTTGACAGAAGTGGAAATTCAAAAGCTATTTGGAAAGCCGCGTTATTGA
- a CDS encoding helicase C-terminal domain-containing protein, translating to MKTYSVLNDVIFLDIETAHTDDKVIRICAVKIKNNEISRFSSLVNPDKLVELSDYQLLKGITQKELDSSCNLKEVLKKLQIFIEEMPLVCFDVTFKEKLFNRHNEFLDIIELLAILFPELRSFELQYLLKKFIPGYKEDNYTEFSYVEDIILMINYAISHFYCENAYSLPMSITELEKWNWYKHITKVNMEDVKCFIENKVVEFEEKANEPYPVFALKDYEKLFEHKEIWRRNGRSYTLRPQQRDASKFIREGLEKGKITIMEAPTGLGKSMAYLLPAAIYTHLKQQKVIVSTNTKGLQNQLVDKDIPNLLEALNLKRDVSYTLIKGKSNYLCFDRFGDIEYPVNMKTLIGYVYLKRLMLEKGIGEIEEISPAIMEKFNLGFLINQCNCDSELCDVGACRYKDRCYYAAKVEALKEAQLIVVNHSLLLKWPYKSIVPLENIVVDEAHNLTQEAYDAFENALVSYEFEKYLKEIYNSPEKSGYLYYLSRRAKKDTLPLSEVESCIEQCIRQMANIKASFENYITQSGISKDYNIKDHLNINNAKMSSIIRYLEYLKEDLSSLNISLEKAVSVLKDISNLQKDKRLKILTEKVEGINSYSRLLEAVINQSEEGYCFYFEVDKFFKWWKISSIPLDVSGAFYEKVLSSVKSCLFISATLSTDSGYNSLRNTLGINIAKSQNKEIVEVPPIKPVFDYKGKSVIYAMENVDPNDICAFSEEMKKFVIKLLHNVEGNIIILFTSRKRLDAFKEEASESLRALGIKVVYGKKDIEKLKSRDERYILLGSKGYFEGIDIPGDAMTTVILDKVPNINSKEPFYKSLIENQVERGKNYWQAYAKVNFPIVSIDLKQVYGRIIRTEYDYGDLFIMSKFDSVNPTVKKLESQLHDVPIIRKDENEIFRDLNIRVARWKQINLYKIMKEVKPSLKKAVLEQKMIKHNMSLKEFEEIINEFMSLEYRKRNLKYDVNIYLSEKVNIYINGKILNLNAANRAKITQYFKDII from the coding sequence ATGAAAACATATAGTGTACTAAATGATGTAATATTTTTAGATATAGAAACTGCACATACGGATGATAAAGTCATAAGGATTTGTGCTGTTAAAATAAAAAATAATGAGATTTCAAGGTTTTCAAGCTTGGTTAATCCTGATAAATTAGTAGAATTAAGTGATTATCAGCTTTTAAAAGGAATTACACAAAAGGAACTGGATAGTTCTTGTAACCTTAAGGAAGTGCTTAAAAAACTACAAATTTTTATTGAAGAAATGCCATTGGTTTGTTTTGATGTAACTTTTAAAGAAAAGCTTTTTAATAGACATAATGAATTTTTAGATATAATAGAACTTCTTGCCATTCTTTTTCCAGAGCTTAGGTCCTTTGAACTTCAATATTTATTAAAGAAGTTTATTCCTGGGTATAAGGAAGATAATTACACAGAATTCAGTTATGTAGAAGACATAATACTTATGATTAATTATGCTATAAGCCATTTTTATTGTGAAAATGCTTATTCACTGCCTATGAGTATTACAGAACTGGAAAAGTGGAATTGGTATAAGCATATTACAAAGGTAAATATGGAGGATGTAAAATGCTTTATAGAAAATAAAGTTGTTGAATTTGAAGAGAAAGCTAATGAACCATATCCTGTTTTTGCACTGAAGGATTATGAAAAACTTTTTGAACATAAAGAAATATGGAGGAGAAATGGAAGAAGTTATACTTTAAGACCACAGCAGAGAGATGCATCAAAATTTATAAGAGAAGGATTGGAAAAAGGTAAAATTACCATAATGGAGGCACCAACTGGACTTGGAAAAAGTATGGCATATTTACTTCCAGCAGCTATATATACGCATCTCAAGCAGCAGAAAGTTATTGTATCTACTAATACAAAGGGGCTGCAAAATCAACTGGTTGATAAGGATATTCCTAATCTTTTAGAAGCACTAAATTTGAAAAGAGATGTAAGCTATACTCTTATAAAAGGAAAAAGTAATTACCTCTGTTTTGACAGGTTTGGTGATATAGAATATCCTGTGAATATGAAAACTCTCATTGGATATGTCTATTTGAAAAGACTAATGCTGGAAAAGGGTATTGGAGAAATAGAGGAAATAAGTCCTGCTATAATGGAAAAGTTTAATTTAGGTTTCTTGATAAATCAGTGTAATTGTGATTCGGAACTTTGTGATGTGGGAGCTTGTAGATATAAAGATCGATGTTATTATGCAGCAAAGGTTGAAGCACTTAAGGAAGCTCAACTTATTGTGGTAAATCATTCTTTATTGTTAAAGTGGCCATATAAGAGTATAGTTCCTCTTGAAAATATTGTAGTGGATGAAGCACATAATCTCACTCAAGAAGCTTATGATGCTTTTGAAAATGCTTTGGTTTCTTATGAGTTTGAAAAGTATCTGAAGGAAATATATAATAGCCCGGAAAAAAGCGGATATCTGTATTATTTATCAAGGAGAGCCAAAAAGGATACTTTGCCTTTAAGTGAAGTAGAATCCTGCATAGAGCAGTGCATAAGACAAATGGCAAATATTAAAGCTTCCTTTGAAAACTATATAACTCAAAGTGGAATAAGTAAGGATTATAATATAAAGGATCATTTAAATATAAACAATGCTAAAATGTCAAGTATAATAAGATATTTGGAGTATCTTAAAGAAGATTTAAGCAGTTTGAACATAAGCTTGGAGAAGGCAGTTTCTGTTTTAAAGGATATATCTAATCTTCAAAAAGATAAAAGGCTTAAAATACTTACAGAAAAGGTAGAAGGAATAAATAGTTACAGTAGACTTTTAGAAGCTGTGATAAATCAAAGTGAAGAAGGATATTGTTTTTATTTTGAAGTAGATAAATTTTTTAAATGGTGGAAAATATCCAGTATTCCTTTAGATGTATCTGGTGCTTTTTATGAAAAAGTTCTAAGCAGTGTTAAGAGTTGTCTTTTTATATCTGCAACATTAAGTACAGATAGTGGTTATAATAGTTTAAGAAATACTCTAGGAATAAACATTGCAAAGTCTCAAAATAAAGAAATAGTAGAGGTTCCACCTATAAAGCCTGTGTTTGATTATAAAGGTAAAAGTGTAATATATGCTATGGAGAATGTTGATCCTAACGATATATGTGCTTTTTCAGAAGAAATGAAAAAATTTGTTATAAAGCTTTTACATAATGTTGAAGGAAATATTATTATTCTATTTACTAGTAGAAAAAGACTTGATGCTTTTAAAGAAGAAGCTTCAGAAAGTTTAAGAGCTTTAGGAATAAAGGTTGTATATGGTAAAAAGGACATAGAAAAATTGAAATCCAGGGATGAAAGATATATTCTACTAGGGTCAAAGGGATATTTTGAAGGAATAGATATTCCAGGAGATGCAATGACTACAGTGATTTTAGATAAAGTGCCTAATATCAATAGTAAGGAACCTTTTTATAAATCCTTAATAGAAAATCAAGTTGAAAGAGGAAAAAACTATTGGCAGGCTTATGCAAAGGTTAATTTTCCAATTGTATCCATAGACTTAAAACAGGTTTATGGAAGAATTATAAGAACTGAATATGATTATGGTGATTTATTTATTATGAGCAAGTTTGACAGCGTTAATCCTACAGTAAAAAAGCTTGAAAGTCAGCTTCATGATGTTCCCATTATAAGAAAAGATGAAAATGAAATTTTCAGAGATTTAAATATTAGAGTGGCAAGGTGGAAGCAAATAAATCTTTATAAGATAATGAAGGAAGTTAAACCTTCTTTGAAAAAAGCGGTTTTAGAGCAAAAAATGATTAAACATAATATGTCATTAAAAGAATTTGAGGAAATTATAAATGAATTTATGTCTTTAGAGTATAGAAAAAGAAATTTGAAATACGATGTAAACATTTATTTGTCAGAAAAAGTAAATATTTATATTAATGGTAAAATATTGAATTTAAATGCAGCAAACAGGGCTAAAATAACACAGTATTTTAAAGACATTATTTGA
- a CDS encoding sensor histidine kinase codes for MATILILSLSVILLISYVFHLKVQIRSIGKQLENILEGKTEKKIDISLLDRDIEYLAGNINRNINFQKQLRIEVLRDEQKLKDSIANISHDLRTPLTSIMGYLQLLEKSELSEKQREKINILKKKSETLQNLVTSFFEITVIENNNIHINLEKVNLNNFLSDALLQNIVSFKEAGIEPIFDLPNTTIFIEADKMVLQRIVQNLISNILKYGSSYVKISLTGKENVELSFANKVKDPEKIDVNLLFEKFYIADRSRSSGSTGLGLSIVKLLAEKINAKAYAEIEEDILTLKIVF; via the coding sequence ATGGCTACTATACTAATATTAAGTCTTTCTGTTATTTTACTAATTTCTTATGTATTTCATTTGAAGGTTCAGATAAGAAGTATAGGGAAACAGTTAGAAAATATTTTAGAAGGTAAAACAGAAAAGAAAATAGACATATCTCTGCTGGATAGGGATATAGAATATCTTGCAGGTAATATTAATAGAAATATCAATTTTCAAAAGCAGCTGAGAATAGAGGTTTTAAGGGATGAACAAAAGCTTAAGGATTCCATTGCAAATATATCCCATGATTTAAGAACACCCCTTACTTCTATAATGGGTTATCTTCAATTATTAGAAAAAAGTGAGCTATCAGAAAAGCAAAGAGAAAAAATAAATATTTTAAAAAAGAAATCAGAAACATTGCAAAATCTTGTTACTAGTTTTTTTGAGATAACAGTTATTGAAAATAATAATATACATATAAACTTAGAAAAAGTTAATTTGAATAATTTTCTTTCAGATGCTTTGTTGCAGAATATTGTTTCCTTTAAAGAAGCAGGGATTGAGCCGATTTTTGACTTGCCAAATACTACGATTTTTATTGAAGCAGATAAAATGGTTTTACAACGGATTGTTCAAAATTTAATATCTAATATATTAAAATATGGCTCAAGCTATGTTAAAATTTCACTTACAGGAAAAGAAAATGTTGAACTTAGCTTTGCAAATAAGGTTAAAGACCCCGAAAAAATAGATGTAAACTTATTATTTGAAAAATTTTATATAGCTGACAGGTCAAGAAGTTCAGGTAGTACAGGTTTAGGTCTTTCTATTGTGAAATTACTTGCTGAAAAGATAAATGCTAAAGCTTATGCAGAAATTGAAGAAGATATTTTAACATTGAAAATTGTATTTTAA
- a CDS encoding LysR family transcriptional regulator yields MELREINTFLVAAEKMNFSKAAKQLGYTQAAVTIQIKQLEKDLGVLLFDRIGKSVYLTNSGEKFLTYAQKILFYTEEAKAGLKNEKLYSGVIRIGTSESILSTSFSRIIKEFHHIHPNMHICIKTGTRDFIFNLMIHNELDLAYSIDQNIIDHEWIGKIIQKDKVYFVASTKNYLTQKKEVSIEEILEQELIMTECNSGYSYELSQQLAQNGLYFHPYLEIGNTDLIRSFIMENRGVSYLPFFIIEKEIKNGTIAPIRIPEFEVSVYRQLFWHKNKYITKPMNDFLKLIKNMK; encoded by the coding sequence ATGGAATTAAGAGAAATTAATACATTTCTTGTGGCTGCTGAAAAAATGAACTTTTCCAAAGCAGCAAAACAGCTGGGTTATACTCAGGCAGCCGTCACAATACAAATTAAACAATTGGAAAAGGATTTAGGAGTTCTTTTATTTGATAGAATTGGGAAAAGTGTATATCTTACAAATAGTGGAGAAAAATTTCTTACCTATGCTCAAAAAATTTTATTTTATACGGAAGAAGCAAAAGCAGGGCTTAAAAATGAAAAGTTATATTCAGGGGTTATTCGAATAGGTACTTCTGAATCTATTTTATCTACTTCATTTTCAAGAATAATTAAGGAATTCCATCATATACATCCTAATATGCATATTTGCATAAAAACAGGAACAAGGGATTTTATCTTTAATTTAATGATCCATAATGAATTAGATCTAGCTTATAGTATTGATCAAAATATAATTGACCATGAATGGATTGGAAAAATCATTCAGAAAGATAAAGTATATTTTGTTGCTTCTACCAAAAACTATTTAACTCAAAAAAAGGAAGTTTCCATTGAGGAAATTTTAGAACAAGAACTTATTATGACAGAATGTAATTCCGGTTATAGTTATGAACTTTCTCAACAATTAGCTCAAAATGGTCTATACTTTCATCCTTATTTGGAAATTGGTAATACAGATCTTATTCGTTCTTTTATAATGGAAAACAGAGGTGTTTCATATCTGCCATTTTTTATTATAGAAAAAGAGATAAAAAACGGCACTATTGCTCCAATAAGAATTCCAGAATTTGAGGTTAGTGTTTACCGACAATTATTTTGGCATAAAAATAAATATATTACTAAGCCAATGAATGATTTCTTGAAATTAATTAAAAATATGAAATAA
- a CDS encoding ABC transporter permease, translating into MINLFRIEVYKLFQSKSFWIIFFISTFIGVTIPLDAYGYITQYENVGASFYNTCLLMIFPILLGSLSFGNDFIDRTINNAVCAGHSRAKIFICKVFAYFIGVNIVLLSSPIISIIANNAFHRYTSHNLMSNGNVLVKTFLVTSLLGMAISSISVFITFIFKDIGKSVGFSTLVYLMNVVLLNSTRNIMENSFKVLPLAQMRLILYRPIVPNQFEKAALIGFITIVLFLTASYLCFKKSELH; encoded by the coding sequence GTGATTAATCTTTTTCGCATAGAGGTTTATAAATTATTTCAAAGCAAGAGTTTTTGGATAATATTTTTCATAAGTACATTTATTGGAGTCACTATACCTTTAGATGCTTATGGATACATTACACAATATGAAAATGTTGGTGCCAGCTTTTATAATACATGTTTACTTATGATATTTCCTATATTACTTGGATCATTATCTTTTGGAAATGATTTTATTGACAGAACTATAAATAATGCAGTTTGTGCAGGACACAGTAGAGCAAAAATATTCATTTGTAAGGTTTTTGCTTATTTTATTGGAGTGAATATTGTACTCTTGTCAAGCCCAATTATTAGCATAATTGCCAATAATGCATTTCACAGATATACTTCTCATAATTTGATGAGTAATGGAAATGTTTTAGTAAAAACTTTTTTAGTAACTTCTTTACTTGGAATGGCTATATCAAGTATAAGTGTATTTATTACTTTTATATTTAAAGACATTGGAAAGTCTGTTGGATTTTCTACTTTAGTATATTTGATGAATGTTGTTCTTTTAAATTCAACACGTAATATAATGGAGAATTCTTTCAAAGTATTACCACTAGCACAAATGCGTCTTATTTTATATAGACCAATAGTGCCAAACCAGTTTGAAAAAGCAGCATTAATTGGATTTATTACAATAGTACTTTTTTTAACAGCCTCATATTTATGTTTTAAAAAGTCAGAACTGCATTAA
- a CDS encoding methylcobamide--CoM methyltransferase gives MVKEEMTPKERVEAFSKGEEIDRIICVPDMGVTMTPFIGVKASDYYHSSQLMADLEIALFKRLRHDGASISTSLRGVAEAMGAKIGYPDHGISYLIEPAIKSVEEIESLKIIDPVKDGNLPVLIEAIKLTKNALIDEVDVGAAMSGPFSVAASVVGTENLLKWIIKCPEKVHILMDIIAECNNRYIDEVAKLGVSIGFADPVSSTSLISPKQFREFSLPALKKNIDRIKEKTGGSPAIHICGKSKDIWEDVVNAGVSNFSIDNYEDLEEAKEIMGDRVVITGNVPPVDVMYEGTKEDIFNSVKECIRKGHDSKKGYILSTGCQIPMDTPIEKVEMFMEAGKIYGKYPLKL, from the coding sequence TTGGTTAAAGAAGAAATGACACCAAAAGAAAGAGTAGAAGCTTTTTCTAAGGGAGAAGAAATTGATAGAATAATATGTGTTCCTGATATGGGAGTTACCATGACACCTTTTATTGGAGTTAAAGCTAGTGATTATTATCATTCATCACAACTTATGGCTGATTTAGAAATAGCTTTATTTAAAAGGCTTCGTCACGATGGTGCAAGTATATCAACTAGTCTTAGAGGAGTTGCTGAAGCTATGGGAGCTAAAATAGGATATCCTGATCATGGTATATCTTATCTAATAGAGCCAGCAATTAAATCTGTAGAGGAAATAGAATCCCTCAAAATTATTGATCCTGTAAAAGATGGTAATTTACCAGTTTTAATTGAAGCTATAAAACTTACTAAAAATGCACTTATTGATGAGGTAGATGTTGGAGCTGCTATGTCAGGGCCTTTTAGTGTTGCGGCTTCAGTAGTTGGAACAGAAAATCTGTTAAAATGGATAATTAAGTGTCCTGAAAAGGTTCACATTTTAATGGACATAATAGCAGAATGTAATAATAGGTATATAGACGAGGTAGCTAAGTTAGGTGTATCTATTGGATTTGCAGATCCAGTTTCATCCACTAGTCTTATAAGTCCAAAACAATTTAGAGAGTTTTCATTACCTGCTCTTAAGAAAAACATTGATAGAATAAAAGAAAAAACAGGAGGTTCTCCTGCAATACATATTTGTGGTAAAAGTAAGGATATTTGGGAAGATGTTGTAAATGCAGGCGTTTCTAATTTTAGTATTGATAATTATGAAGATTTAGAAGAAGCTAAAGAAATAATGGGAGATAGAGTGGTTATTACGGGAAATGTTCCACCAGTAGATGTTATGTATGAAGGAACAAAAGAAGATATTTTCAACTCAGTTAAAGAATGTATCAGAAAAGGACATGATTCTAAAAAAGGTTACATTTTGAGTACAGGCTGCCAAATTCCAATGGACACACCAATAGAAAAGGTTGAAATGTTTATGGAAGCTGGAAAAATCTATGGGAAATATCCTTTAAAATTATAA
- a CDS encoding ABC transporter ATP-binding protein: MTYVLETKNLTKKYKNTQALDGINIKLAKGNTYGFVGQNGAGKTTLIRLITGLSFPTSGELYLFGQTGEKQLQQQRKRIGCMVETPALYPNMTAYQNLEIQRIQRGIPDKKVIYDTLELVGLKGTGKKKVKDFSLGMRQRLGIALALINDPEFLILDEPVNGLDPIGIVEIRELIKRLNKEKGMTILISSHILEELYQTVDHYIIISNGVILENLTQAELNEKCKKHISIKVDDVSAAAAILEEQLHTMNYQIMPDKSIRLYDYLEDIKSVSTALSRNNLIITGISLDGDNLEDYFIRRIGGNKCD; this comes from the coding sequence ATGACTTACGTTTTAGAAACTAAAAACTTAACAAAAAAATATAAAAATACACAAGCATTGGATGGTATAAATATAAAGCTTGCAAAGGGAAATACTTATGGTTTTGTTGGACAAAATGGAGCAGGAAAAACTACTTTAATAAGACTTATTACTGGGTTATCTTTTCCTACTTCTGGTGAATTATATTTATTTGGACAAACTGGAGAAAAGCAGCTTCAACAACAAAGAAAGCGCATAGGCTGTATGGTTGAAACTCCAGCTTTATATCCTAATATGACAGCTTATCAAAATTTAGAAATTCAACGTATTCAAAGAGGTATTCCCGATAAAAAGGTTATTTATGATACATTAGAATTAGTTGGATTAAAGGGTACGGGAAAAAAGAAGGTAAAGGATTTTTCACTGGGGATGAGACAGCGTTTAGGAATTGCTCTTGCTTTAATTAACGATCCTGAATTTTTAATTTTGGATGAACCTGTAAATGGACTTGATCCTATTGGTATTGTGGAAATAAGGGAACTTATAAAAAGATTAAATAAGGAAAAGGGAATGACTATTCTAATTTCCAGCCATATCTTGGAGGAACTTTATCAAACTGTTGATCATTATATTATCATTTCTAATGGTGTGATTTTAGAAAATTTAACTCAAGCAGAACTAAATGAGAAATGTAAAAAGCATATTTCAATTAAAGTAGATGATGTATCAGCAGCAGCAGCTATTTTGGAAGAACAGCTTCATACAATGAACTATCAAATTATGCCAGATAAATCAATTCGTTTATATGATTATTTGGAAGACATTAAATCTGTTTCAACAGCATTATCAAGAAATAATTTAATAATAACTGGAATTTCTCTAGATGGAGATAATCTTGAAGATTACTTTATTCGTAGAATTGGAGGTAATAAATGTGATTAA
- a CDS encoding response regulator transcription factor: MQKKILIIEDDLEICSLLKEFLEESGYDIKVSHTGIDGMRELRTLNYNLVLLDLMLPFKSGDEILRELRSFSDIPVIILSAKDMVHTKVDLLRLGADDYVTKPFDLNEVLARIESNLRRCKSDTSSTIEKELILTYKDITLNEEEKKVIVNGNTLVLTSKEYGILLLLLSHPQKVFSKANLFESIWKEEYFSEDNTLNVHISNIRNKLKSANPNEEYIETIWGMGYKLHE; this comes from the coding sequence ATGCAGAAAAAGATTTTAATTATAGAAGATGACTTGGAAATTTGTAGTTTACTTAAGGAATTTTTGGAGGAAAGCGGATATGATATAAAAGTATCTCATACTGGAATAGATGGCATGAGGGAGTTAAGGACTTTAAATTATAATTTAGTTCTTTTGGATTTAATGCTGCCATTTAAAAGTGGGGATGAAATATTAAGAGAACTTCGTTCTTTTTCGGATATTCCTGTAATAATATTATCTGCTAAAGATATGGTACATACAAAGGTGGATTTATTACGTTTGGGTGCAGATGATTATGTGACCAAGCCCTTTGATTTAAATGAAGTACTAGCAAGGATAGAGAGCAATTTAAGACGTTGTAAGTCAGATACATCAAGTACAATTGAAAAAGAGCTAATTTTAACTTATAAAGACATTACTTTAAATGAAGAAGAAAAAAAGGTAATAGTAAATGGGAATACATTAGTGCTCACATCAAAGGAGTATGGCATTTTGTTGTTATTATTAAGTCATCCGCAAAAAGTTTTTTCAAAGGCTAATTTATTTGAAAGCATTTGGAAAGAGGAATATTTTAGTGAGGATAATACATTAAATGTTCATATAAGCAATATTAGAAATAAACTTAAAAGTGCAAATCCTAATGAAGAATATATAGAAACCATTTGGGGAATGGGCTATAAGTTGCATGAATAA
- a CDS encoding ABC transporter permease, with product MKKLLKMEMYELTHDYICLLTIGMNFILGIFMASGYLENDYFNLPLGGYQVFIAMLHDSTGFIILTSVFIALLMGKSFSNRIIELKIMSGNSRSNVFLCKVFSILAVSTIAMLIFPIMGAVVITLRYGWNAPILQSIVTSFKIVVCSALLDFVIFSVIIFFGVIFRDTVRTVAASVITIFFNALYLAYANALKVPISMHPMRLLRTVLTNNSWYQFVMFSLYSIVLLSAILLVSYNIFRKCELK from the coding sequence ATGAAAAAATTATTAAAAATGGAAATGTATGAACTTACACACGATTATATTTGCCTATTAACTATTGGCATGAATTTCATTCTTGGAATTTTTATGGCAAGCGGTTATTTGGAGAATGATTATTTCAATTTACCTTTAGGTGGATATCAAGTATTTATTGCAATGCTGCACGATTCTACAGGGTTTATTATATTAACCAGTGTTTTTATAGCATTATTAATGGGAAAAAGTTTTTCAAATAGAATAATAGAATTAAAAATAATGTCTGGAAATAGTAGAAGTAATGTTTTTTTATGCAAGGTTTTTTCAATACTTGCTGTTTCCACTATAGCTATGCTCATTTTTCCTATTATGGGAGCCGTAGTTATCACATTAAGGTATGGATGGAATGCCCCAATACTACAATCCATAGTTACTTCATTTAAAATAGTAGTTTGTAGCGCATTACTAGACTTTGTTATTTTTTCAGTTATAATATTCTTTGGAGTAATATTTAGGGATACAGTAAGAACAGTTGCAGCATCAGTTATCACAATATTTTTTAATGCATTGTATTTGGCCTATGCTAATGCTTTAAAAGTACCAATATCTATGCATCCAATGCGTTTATTAAGAACTGTTTTAACTAATAATTCCTGGTATCAATTTGTAATGTTTTCTCTATATTCAATAGTATTATTAAGTGCTATATTATTAGTAAGCTATAATATATTTCGTAAATGTGAATTAAAATAA